A genomic stretch from Larus michahellis chromosome 7, bLarMic1.1, whole genome shotgun sequence includes:
- the MSTN gene encoding growth/differentiation factor 8 — translation MQKLVIYVYIYLFMLISVDPVALDDSSQPTENAEKDGLCNACMWRQNTKSSRIEAIKIQILSKLRLEQAPNISRDVIKQLLPKAPPLQELIDQYDVQRDDSSDGSLEDDDYHATTETIITMPTESDFLVQMEGKPKCCFFKFSSKIQYNKVVKAQLWIYLRQVQKPTTVFVQILRLIKPMKDGTRYTGIRSLKLDMNPGTGIWQSIDVKTVLQNWLKQPESNLGIEIKAFDENGRDLAVTFPGPGEEGLNPFLEVRVTDTPKRSRRDFGLDCDEHSTESRCCRYPLTVDFEAFGWDWIIAPKRYKANYCSGECEFVFLQKYPHTHLVHQANPRGSAGPCCTPTKMSPINMLYFNGKEQIIYGKIPAMVVDRCGCS, via the exons ATGCAAAAGCTAGTGATCTATGTTTATATTTACCTGTTCATGCTGATTTCAGTTGATCCGGTGGCTCTGGATGACAGTAGTCAGCCCACAGAGAACGCCGAAAAAGATGGACTGTGCAATGCTTGTATGTGGAGACAGAATACAAAATCTTCCAGAATAGAAGCCATAAAAATTCAAATCCTCAGCAAACTGCGTCTGGAACAAGCTCCTAACATTAGCAGGGACGTTATTAAACAACTTTTACCCAAAGCTCCTCCACTACAGGAACTGATTGATCAGTATGACGTCCAGAGAGACGACAGTAGCGATGGCTCTTTGGAAGACGATGACTATCATGCCACCACCGAAACGATTATCACAATGCCTACGGAGT CTGATTTTCTTGTACAAATGGAGGGAAAACCAAAATGTTGCTTCTTTAAGTTTAGCTCTAAAATACAATATAACAAAGTAGTAAAGGCACAATTGTGGATATACTTGAGGCAAGTCCAAAAACCTACAACAGTGTTTGTGCAGATCCTGAGACTTATTAAACCCATGAAAGACGGTACAAGATATACTGGAATCCGATCTTTGAAACTTGACATGAACCCAGGCACTGGTATTTGGCAGAGCATTGATGTGAAGACAGTGTTGCAAAACTGGCTCAAACAGCCTGAATCCAATTTAGGCATCGAAATAAAAGCTTTCGATGAGAATGGACGAGATCTTGCTGTAACTTTCCCGGGACCAGGTGAAGAAGGATTG AACCCATTTTTAGAGGTCAGAGTTACAGACACGCCGAAACGGTCCCGCAGAGATTTTGGCCTCGACTGCGATGAGCACTCGACAGAATCCCGATGTTGTCGCTACCCGCTGACAGTGGATTTTGAAGCTTTCGGATGGGACTGGATTATCGCACCTAAAAGATACAAAGCCAATTATTGCTCCGGAGAATGCGaatttgtatttttacaaaaatacccGCACACTCACCTTGTACACCAAGCAAACCCCCGAGGTTCGGCAGGCCCTTGCTGCACGCCCACCAAGATGTCCCCCATAAACATGCTGTACTTCAACGGGAAAGAACAAATAATATACGGCAAGATACCGGCCATGGTTGTAGATCGCTGCGGGTGCTCATGA